A section of the Saccharopolyspora gregorii genome encodes:
- the rsmG gene encoding 16S rRNA (guanine(527)-N(7))-methyltransferase RsmG yields MTAAEGDPIPVPEAARAVFGDRLPGAERFATMLAEQGVRRGLIGPRELPRIWDRHLLNSAVLAELLPPNCRVVDVGSGAGLPGIPLAIARPDVELVLLEPMARRVAWLREVIEELDLSVEVVRGRAEEGPVRDRLADQDVVTARAVAPLERLSAWCLPLLRPGGRLLALKGSTAAEELERDAAAVQAVGGSPGEVLSCGDNVLDVPTTVVVVERVSQKAPGRRRDGGRRARKDRGR; encoded by the coding sequence GTGACCGCAGCAGAAGGTGATCCGATCCCGGTTCCGGAGGCCGCGCGAGCGGTGTTCGGCGATCGTCTTCCGGGAGCGGAGCGGTTCGCGACGATGCTCGCCGAGCAAGGCGTGCGGCGAGGATTGATCGGCCCGCGGGAACTCCCCCGTATTTGGGACCGCCATCTGTTGAACTCTGCGGTACTCGCGGAGTTGCTGCCACCGAATTGCCGTGTCGTGGACGTAGGCTCAGGGGCGGGGCTGCCGGGCATTCCGCTGGCGATCGCTCGCCCCGATGTCGAGCTGGTTCTGCTGGAGCCGATGGCTCGACGAGTGGCCTGGCTGCGGGAAGTCATCGAGGAACTGGATCTCTCCGTCGAGGTGGTGCGTGGGCGTGCCGAGGAAGGCCCGGTGCGTGATCGGCTCGCCGATCAGGACGTGGTCACCGCGCGCGCCGTGGCGCCGTTGGAACGGCTCTCGGCCTGGTGCCTCCCCCTGTTGCGTCCCGGCGGGCGGTTGCTGGCGTTGAAGGGATCGACCGCTGCGGAAGAGCTGGAACGCGATGCGGCCGCCGTCCAGGCGGTGGGTGGCAGCCCCGGTGAAGTGTTGTCGTGCGGCGACAACGTGCTCGATGTGCCGACGACGGTCGTCGTCGTGGAGCGGGTATCTCAGAAAGCGCCCGGTCGGCGTCGTGACGGCGGCCGCAGAGCGAGGAAGGATCGTGGACGGTGA